In the genome of Telluria beijingensis, one region contains:
- a CDS encoding O-methyltransferase — MLPTSLKALLKELETFGVSHDASPDNRTRRLLNITHDTGEFLAVLVRAMGARRILEIGTSNGYSTLWLADAAQGINGTVTTVELAAAKVAMARENFSRAGLQDRIVQVEGEAADFLASSADESFDLVFLDSERGAYLGWLAQLERILRPGGLVVVDNATSHAQELAPFMQALRCANGWSTSLVPVGKGEFLATKH; from the coding sequence ATGTTGCCTACTTCACTCAAAGCCCTGCTGAAGGAACTCGAAACCTTCGGCGTCAGTCATGACGCGTCGCCTGACAACCGCACGCGCCGCCTGCTCAACATCACCCACGATACCGGCGAGTTCCTGGCCGTGCTGGTGCGCGCCATGGGCGCCCGCCGCATCCTCGAGATCGGCACCTCGAACGGCTACTCGACGCTATGGCTGGCCGATGCCGCGCAAGGGATCAATGGCACCGTCACGACGGTCGAACTGGCGGCCGCCAAGGTCGCCATGGCGCGCGAGAATTTCAGCCGCGCCGGCCTGCAAGACCGCATCGTCCAGGTCGAGGGCGAGGCGGCCGACTTTTTGGCGAGCAGCGCCGACGAATCGTTCGACCTGGTCTTCCTGGATTCCGAGCGCGGCGCCTACCTCGGCTGGCTGGCGCAGCTCGAACGCATCCTGCGTCCGGGCGGGCTGGTGGTGGTCGACAACGCCACCTCGCATGCCCAGGAACTGGCGCCCTTCATGCAGGCGCTGCGCTGCGCGAACGGCTGGAGCACCAGCCTGGTCCCGGTCGGCAAGGGCGAATTCCTGGCAACAAAACACTGA
- a CDS encoding GyrI-like domain-containing protein: MHISTVTLPEMKLAGLPVAGPASVLETELPEIWKSFLARETELGETNGFHYGLRMPQYGGVKLECIAVEVDDLNNLPPGMIAIRIPSRRYALMTHRGPMVHAQASTVTGIATMEQLGMEEDEDGIRLERYDRRYTPTKDDAARPDNAYDILIPLYG; the protein is encoded by the coding sequence ATGCACATCTCAACCGTTACACTACCTGAAATGAAGCTCGCCGGGCTGCCTGTCGCAGGGCCCGCCTCGGTGCTGGAAACGGAGTTGCCAGAGATCTGGAAATCCTTCCTGGCCCGCGAGACCGAACTGGGCGAGACCAATGGCTTCCATTATGGTCTCCGGATGCCGCAGTATGGCGGCGTCAAGCTCGAATGCATCGCCGTCGAGGTGGATGATTTGAACAATCTTCCGCCCGGCATGATCGCAATTCGCATTCCCTCACGCCGCTACGCCCTGATGACCCACCGCGGACCCATGGTGCATGCGCAGGCAAGCACCGTGACCGGCATCGCCACGATGGAACAGCTGGGCATGGAAGAAGACGAGGACGGCATCCGCCTAGAGCGCTACGACCGCCGCTATACGCCGACGAAGGACGATGCTGCGCGGCCTGACAACGCCTACGACATCCTGATCCCCCTGTACGGCTGA
- a CDS encoding acid phosphatase: MQEQDHGPEASTQPDNPARRRIFQAAAAVGAAATLPGVATAAPKPAAKGSLDAKLRARVKNVVVIYLENRSFNNLFADFPGLAVPLASVPAASVQQRDRDGSVLPTLPKTWGGVVPGRQNIGGKDYFTTEAQSANLPNAPYKLTDPEGKPLPEGIITRDLVHQFYHNQMQINGGRNDGFAAWSDAGGMVMGYYGETSKNLGLYQIAREFTLCDNFFMAAFGGSYLNHQFLVSGRVPEYFNAAETAAKNKIAVLEDGPQGVRLALAPDSPASALDGKPKFVRNGAMTPDAYAVNTMAPPYQPSWVRPAFDGDPLHADPADASTLPPQTYDTIGDLLSRKGVSWAWYGGGMQAALDGRGAGDKPNFQYHHQPFNYFRQFAPGTKERAEHLRDGGLGDSPISNKFIADAVAGKLPAVAFYKPQGNLNLHAGYSDIESGDAHVANIVEHLKKSPQWKDMVVVITFDENGGWWDHVAPPQGDRWGPGSRIPAIVVSPHAKRGAVDHNFYDTTSVLRFITRLHGLPLLEGLASRNTAFAERGARPPGDLTAALSFR; encoded by the coding sequence GTGCAAGAGCAAGACCACGGACCCGAGGCGTCCACCCAGCCCGACAATCCCGCGCGCAGGCGCATCTTCCAGGCCGCCGCCGCGGTCGGCGCCGCTGCGACGCTCCCTGGCGTGGCGACGGCGGCTCCCAAGCCTGCCGCCAAGGGATCGCTCGACGCCAAGCTGCGCGCCCGCGTCAAGAACGTGGTCGTGATCTACCTGGAAAATCGCAGCTTCAACAACCTGTTCGCCGACTTCCCAGGCCTGGCCGTGCCGCTGGCCAGCGTGCCGGCTGCCAGCGTGCAGCAGCGCGACCGCGACGGCTCAGTCCTGCCGACCCTGCCCAAGACCTGGGGCGGCGTGGTGCCGGGCCGCCAGAACATCGGCGGCAAGGATTACTTTACTACCGAAGCCCAGTCGGCCAACCTGCCGAACGCGCCATATAAACTGACCGACCCCGAAGGCAAGCCGCTGCCGGAAGGCATCATCACGCGCGACCTGGTGCACCAGTTCTATCACAACCAGATGCAGATCAACGGCGGCAGGAACGACGGCTTCGCCGCCTGGTCGGATGCCGGCGGCATGGTCATGGGCTATTACGGCGAGACGTCGAAGAACCTGGGCTTGTATCAGATCGCACGTGAATTCACCCTGTGCGACAACTTCTTCATGGCGGCGTTCGGCGGCTCTTACCTGAACCACCAGTTCCTGGTCAGCGGCCGCGTGCCCGAATACTTCAACGCCGCCGAGACCGCGGCAAAGAACAAGATCGCGGTGCTGGAAGACGGCCCGCAGGGCGTGCGCCTGGCGCTGGCGCCCGATTCGCCGGCCTCGGCGCTGGACGGCAAGCCCAAGTTCGTGCGCAACGGCGCGATGACGCCGGACGCCTATGCGGTCAACACAATGGCGCCGCCGTACCAGCCGAGCTGGGTGCGTCCGGCCTTCGACGGCGACCCGCTGCACGCCGATCCGGCCGATGCGTCGACGCTGCCACCACAGACCTACGACACGATCGGCGACCTGCTGTCGCGGAAGGGCGTGAGCTGGGCCTGGTATGGCGGCGGCATGCAGGCGGCGCTCGACGGCCGCGGCGCCGGCGACAAGCCCAACTTCCAGTACCACCACCAGCCGTTCAATTATTTCAGGCAGTTCGCGCCTGGCACGAAGGAGCGCGCGGAGCACCTGCGCGACGGTGGCCTGGGCGACAGCCCGATCTCGAACAAGTTCATCGCCGACGCGGTCGCGGGCAAGCTGCCGGCGGTGGCCTTCTACAAGCCGCAGGGCAACCTGAACCTGCATGCCGGCTATTCCGACATCGAGTCGGGCGACGCCCACGTGGCCAATATCGTCGAGCACCTGAAAAAATCGCCGCAGTGGAAGGACATGGTGGTGGTGATCACCTTCGACGAGAACGGTGGCTGGTGGGACCACGTGGCGCCACCACAGGGCGACCGCTGGGGCCCGGGTTCGCGCATTCCGGCGATCGTGGTATCGCCGCACGCCAAGCGCGGCGCGGTCGACCATAATTTCTACGACACTACCTCGGTCCTGCGCTTCATCACGCGCCTGCACGGCCTGCCGCTGCTCGAGGGCCTGGCCAGCCGCAACACCGCCTTCGCGGAGCGCGGCGCGCGGCCGCCGGGCGACCTGACGGCGGCGTTGAGTTTCCGCTGA
- a CDS encoding DUF4142 domain-containing protein, which yields MQKNHILKRLMAVSVAAAMFGAAGVQAQTGESSQAGQQMGSSATAATASGAAKLTAADRKAIMDMAMSNMAEVEMGKLAQSKTQNAEVKAFATKMVDDHGKALTEVQSLAQSKGVTLPTELDAKHKAMAAQLEKASGDAFDRAYVKQGGVGAHKETLTKLQAASKGAKDADVKGQVDKTIPVVQEHLKHAEQLAKGKSGSTGSSGAAGHTGSSH from the coding sequence ATGCAAAAGAATCACATCCTCAAGCGCCTGATGGCGGTCTCGGTCGCCGCAGCCATGTTCGGCGCCGCCGGCGTGCAGGCCCAGACCGGCGAATCGAGCCAGGCCGGCCAGCAAATGGGCAGCAGCGCGACGGCCGCCACCGCCAGCGGCGCCGCCAAGCTCACCGCCGCCGACCGCAAGGCGATCATGGACATGGCCATGTCGAACATGGCCGAAGTCGAGATGGGCAAGCTGGCGCAGAGCAAGACCCAGAACGCCGAGGTCAAGGCCTTCGCCACCAAGATGGTCGACGACCATGGCAAGGCGCTGACCGAAGTGCAGAGCCTGGCCCAGTCGAAGGGCGTGACCCTGCCGACCGAGCTCGACGCCAAGCACAAGGCGATGGCGGCCCAGCTCGAGAAAGCGAGCGGCGACGCCTTCGACCGGGCCTACGTCAAGCAGGGCGGCGTCGGCGCGCACAAGGAAACCCTGACCAAGCTGCAGGCAGCCTCGAAAGGCGCCAAGGATGCGGACGTCAAGGGCCAGGTCGACAAGACGATCCCCGTGGTGCAAGAACACCTGAAGCACGCCGAGCAGTTGGCGAAAGGTAAATCGGGCAGCACCGGCAGCTCGGGCGCCGCCGGCCATACCGGTTCAAGCCACTAA
- a CDS encoding FMN-binding negative transcriptional regulator: MYCPARFKQADAEALHALVADHPLAMLVTQHDGMPDADHLPFELLADEGVLRAHVARGNPVWRRAGQQVLAVFRGPSGYATPDRIEKAENGGRVVPTWTYQVVHVHGRLRAIEDPDWLRALVGRQTDRHEAAQPDPWSVDDAPPDYTAALLKAIVGIEIAIERIEGKWKTEPPLRAAATRSG, from the coding sequence ATGTACTGCCCTGCCCGTTTCAAGCAAGCCGACGCCGAGGCGCTGCATGCGCTGGTCGCCGACCATCCGCTGGCCATGCTGGTCACCCAGCACGACGGCATGCCGGACGCCGACCATTTGCCGTTCGAACTGCTGGCCGATGAGGGTGTGCTGCGCGCCCATGTGGCGCGCGGCAATCCGGTGTGGCGGCGCGCTGGCCAGCAGGTGCTGGCGGTGTTTCGCGGGCCGTCCGGCTATGCGACGCCGGACCGGATCGAGAAAGCGGAGAATGGCGGGCGCGTGGTCCCGACCTGGACGTATCAGGTCGTGCACGTGCACGGCCGCCTGCGCGCCATCGAGGATCCCGACTGGCTGCGCGCGCTGGTCGGGCGCCAGACCGACCGCCACGAAGCGGCGCAGCCCGACCCGTGGTCGGTGGACGACGCCCCGCCCGACTACACCGCCGCGCTGCTCAAGGCGATCGTCGGCATCGAGATCGCGATCGAGCGCATCGAGGGCAAGTGGAAGACCGAGCCGCCGCTGCGCGCGGCGGCGACCCGATCCGGTTGA
- a CDS encoding OsmC family protein, with protein MKQFDARVTWQRAGQDVLDGHYSRAHTWHFDGGLAVPASSSPLSVPLPMSDPAAVDPEEALVAAASSCHMLFFLSLAAQRGYVVERYDDAARGLLGADADGRMAMVRIELRPAIAFAGARRPDPQELAAIHHLAHARCYIANSLKSEIVILETA; from the coding sequence ATGAAACAGTTCGACGCCCGCGTCACCTGGCAGCGCGCAGGCCAGGACGTCCTCGACGGACACTACAGCCGCGCCCACACCTGGCATTTCGATGGCGGCCTGGCCGTCCCGGCCTCGTCGTCGCCGCTGTCGGTGCCGCTGCCGATGTCCGACCCGGCCGCCGTCGACCCCGAGGAAGCGCTGGTGGCGGCGGCGTCGAGTTGCCACATGCTGTTCTTCCTGTCACTCGCGGCCCAGCGCGGTTACGTGGTCGAGCGCTACGACGACGCCGCGCGCGGCCTGCTCGGCGCCGACGCCGATGGCCGCATGGCCATGGTGCGCATCGAGCTACGGCCCGCCATCGCGTTCGCCGGCGCGCGCCGGCCGGATCCGCAGGAGCTCGCCGCCATCCACCACCTGGCGCACGCGCGCTGCTATATCGCCAATTCGCTCAAGAGCGAGATCGTCATCCTGGAGACCGCCTAG
- a CDS encoding PLP-dependent aminotransferase family protein, whose amino-acid sequence MFSSPAMHVHDLIAATPLARDGATPLFRQLYARLKGAILHGALAPGARLPATRELCRLLGVSRQTVLAAYEQLTAEGYLRGGVGQGTFVDEALPLARQAPSSPGLVRALPERGVALATSMGRIRLYDGPPRAFRPSMPGLDLFPFELWRKLEARHLRRSGPYLGYGPSNGYAPLRELLCAYLRASRGVVCTPEQIVITSGSQQALYLLAQLLLAPGDEVWVESPGYQGACAPMLVAGARIRTVPVTDEGMDVAYGARHYPDARLVFATPSHQLPLGATMSLARRLELLRWAAANRAWVIEDDYDSEYRYTGPPLASMQSLDRAGCVVYVGTLSKVLFPALRLGYVVAPPALAEPLAHAKAVVDRHHAMLPQAVLADFIAEGHFMRHIRRTRDAYAERRATLMGALEQRLGERLVCGPADVGLDLCTHFRPDGKGRIPDEAIVARAAMDAGIELRPLGYYANAAATPACAVAPGLFLGFSAVQPEAIRHGVEALAQVIEGQWPRK is encoded by the coding sequence ATGTTTTCGTCGCCCGCCATGCACGTCCACGACCTGATCGCCGCCACGCCGCTCGCGCGCGACGGCGCCACGCCACTGTTCCGCCAGCTGTACGCGCGCCTGAAAGGCGCTATCCTGCATGGCGCGCTGGCGCCCGGCGCGCGCCTGCCGGCCACCCGCGAGCTGTGCCGGCTGCTGGGCGTGTCACGGCAGACGGTGCTGGCGGCCTACGAGCAGTTGACGGCGGAGGGGTACCTGCGCGGTGGCGTCGGGCAGGGGACCTTCGTCGACGAAGCCCTGCCGCTGGCGCGCCAGGCGCCGTCGTCGCCCGGCCTGGTGCGCGCGCTGCCCGAACGCGGCGTGGCGCTGGCGACCAGCATGGGGCGGATCCGCCTCTACGACGGCCCGCCGCGCGCCTTCCGTCCCAGCATGCCGGGGCTGGACCTGTTTCCCTTCGAGCTGTGGCGCAAGCTCGAGGCGCGCCACTTGCGGCGCTCTGGCCCCTACCTCGGCTACGGCCCTTCCAACGGCTATGCGCCGCTGCGCGAACTGCTGTGCGCCTACCTGCGCGCCTCGCGCGGCGTGGTGTGCACGCCGGAGCAAATCGTCATCACCTCGGGTTCGCAGCAGGCGTTGTACCTGCTGGCGCAGCTGCTGCTGGCGCCGGGCGACGAGGTCTGGGTCGAGTCACCCGGCTACCAGGGCGCCTGCGCGCCGATGCTGGTCGCCGGCGCGCGCATTCGCACCGTGCCGGTGACCGACGAAGGCATGGACGTGGCGTATGGCGCGCGCCACTATCCCGATGCGCGCCTGGTGTTCGCCACGCCGTCGCACCAGCTGCCGTTGGGAGCGACCATGAGCCTGGCGCGCCGGCTGGAATTGCTGCGCTGGGCCGCGGCCAACCGCGCCTGGGTGATCGAGGACGATTACGACAGCGAGTACCGCTACACCGGTCCGCCGCTGGCCTCGATGCAGAGCCTGGACCGCGCCGGTTGCGTGGTCTACGTCGGGACGCTGTCGAAGGTGCTGTTCCCGGCGCTGCGCCTGGGCTATGTGGTGGCGCCGCCGGCGCTGGCCGAGCCGCTGGCGCACGCCAAGGCGGTGGTCGACAGGCACCACGCCATGCTGCCGCAGGCGGTGCTGGCCGACTTCATCGCCGAGGGCCACTTCATGCGCCACATTCGGCGCACGCGCGACGCCTATGCCGAGCGCCGCGCCACGCTAATGGGGGCGCTGGAACAGCGGCTGGGAGAGCGCCTCGTTTGCGGGCCGGCCGACGTGGGGCTCGACCTGTGCACGCATTTCAGGCCGGACGGCAAGGGACGCATCCCGGACGAAGCGATCGTTGCGCGCGCGGCCATGGACGCCGGCATCGAGCTGCGGCCACTCGGGTATTACGCGAATGCGGCGGCCACGCCGGCATGCGCGGTGGCGCCAGGGCTGTTCCTGGGATTCTCGGCAGTGCAGCCCGAGGCGATCCGGCACGGGGTCGAGGCGCTGGCGCAGGTGATCGAGGGGCAGTGGCCGCGCAAATAA
- a CDS encoding response regulator transcription factor, whose translation MKDIPLALYVVDDDEALRRSMLLLLSAPDLAVQAFDSGEAFLDAVDLSQPGCVILDLRMGGMSGLAVFERLRAAHSPLVTVFLSGHGDIPMALEAVRSGAWDWVAKPDTRQLLDRLPDAIAQARARGQASRLWDELTPREREVARLVGLGQPNKEIARMLVPPCSPRSVETHRASVFHKLGCANDNELGRWLAAYPWLR comes from the coding sequence ATGAAAGACATTCCCCTCGCACTGTACGTCGTCGACGACGACGAAGCCCTGCGCCGCTCGATGCTGCTCCTGCTGTCCGCGCCGGATCTCGCGGTGCAGGCCTTCGACTCCGGCGAAGCCTTCCTCGATGCCGTCGACTTGAGCCAGCCGGGCTGCGTGATCCTCGACCTGCGCATGGGCGGCATGAGCGGCCTGGCCGTGTTCGAGCGCCTGCGTGCGGCGCACAGCCCGCTGGTGACCGTCTTCCTGTCGGGTCACGGCGATATTCCGATGGCCCTCGAGGCGGTGCGCAGCGGCGCCTGGGACTGGGTGGCCAAGCCGGACACCCGGCAATTGCTGGACAGGCTGCCGGACGCCATCGCGCAGGCCCGCGCGCGCGGCCAGGCGAGCCGGCTATGGGACGAGCTCACGCCGCGCGAGCGCGAAGTGGCGCGCCTGGTCGGCCTGGGTCAGCCGAACAAGGAGATCGCGCGGATGCTGGTGCCGCCCTGCAGCCCGCGCTCGGTCGAGACGCACCGCGCCAGTGTCTTCCACAAGCTGGGGTGCGCCAACGACAATGAACTGGGACGGTGGCTGGCGGCGTATCCGTGGTTGCGATAA
- a CDS encoding sensor histidine kinase: MPSLFKRHPWRGVLAAATALALIFGAGHFAEQRELQAKMDALQQATAAHVLGLRGLVEKHDFLPHAAARHPDVRELLEAPRDAGLQARVNAYFADLQTTTGAAALFLIDREGLTLAASNWNLPSSFVGESYRQRPYFKDAVEGRRGLFYGVGLTTGQPGLFIAEPVRAAGGVMGVMVAKISLEPLERSWRHGANPVLLRDSRGVVFLSGVPEWVYHGVEPVSAADAAWIADHGQYGQRRQFGVLPWTIRLRDDMPGFMLATSAGGRAQEYLALDTPLPGLGWTLTVTEGMREVRAARRLALALGTLATALLLLGVLYWRLRERRYAEQRSAQRDLEQRVEERTRDLQQANAFRKAMEDSLLVGMRARDPEGKIIYVNPAFCAMVGYDAGELLGCRPPYPYWHPDDLEKQARESDDALQGRAAPHGFESRIRHKDGHDVITMVYTAPLIDADGVHRGWMSSIVDITAQKLAEARQRDQELRLQRSARLASAGEMASTLAHELNQPLMALSNFALAARALAMRGDPAMLAGALDDIVEQSRRASEIVKRVRAMINPQRADYATLAVGAVIGHAATLLKPELERNGVGLRLEVNDPDLRVRGDQVLLEQVLANLVHNAAQAVQDQPRRRRNIVLAARRATQGVHIAVSDQGPGIASDQLEQIFAPFFTTKPDGLGLGLNICRTIVEAHGGSMTVVNEADGGATFSFILPIVP, from the coding sequence ATGCCATCCTTGTTCAAACGACATCCCTGGCGCGGAGTGCTCGCGGCGGCCACGGCGCTGGCGCTGATCTTCGGCGCGGGCCACTTCGCGGAGCAGCGCGAGCTGCAGGCCAAGATGGACGCGTTGCAGCAGGCGACGGCGGCGCACGTGCTGGGCCTGCGCGGCCTGGTGGAAAAGCACGATTTCCTGCCGCACGCGGCGGCCCGCCATCCTGACGTGCGGGAGCTGTTGGAGGCGCCGCGCGACGCGGGCCTGCAGGCGCGCGTGAACGCCTATTTCGCCGACCTGCAAACGACCACCGGCGCCGCCGCCCTGTTCCTGATCGACCGCGAAGGCCTGACCCTGGCCGCCAGCAACTGGAACCTGCCATCGAGCTTCGTCGGCGAATCCTACCGCCAGCGCCCCTATTTCAAGGACGCGGTGGAGGGACGCCGCGGGCTGTTCTACGGCGTGGGCCTCACCACCGGCCAGCCCGGCCTGTTCATCGCGGAGCCGGTGCGCGCCGCCGGCGGCGTCATGGGCGTCATGGTGGCCAAGATCAGCCTCGAACCGCTGGAACGGAGCTGGCGCCATGGCGCCAACCCTGTGCTCCTGCGGGACAGCCGGGGCGTCGTGTTCCTGAGCGGGGTGCCCGAGTGGGTGTACCACGGCGTCGAACCCGTGTCGGCCGCGGACGCGGCCTGGATTGCCGACCACGGCCAGTACGGACAGCGGCGCCAGTTCGGGGTCCTGCCCTGGACCATCCGGCTGCGCGACGACATGCCCGGCTTCATGCTCGCCACCAGCGCCGGCGGGCGCGCGCAAGAGTATCTCGCGCTCGATACGCCGCTGCCCGGCCTGGGCTGGACCCTGACGGTCACCGAGGGCATGCGCGAGGTGCGCGCGGCGCGGCGCCTGGCGCTGGCCCTGGGCACGCTGGCGACGGCGCTGCTGCTGCTCGGCGTGCTGTACTGGCGGCTGCGCGAGCGGCGCTACGCCGAACAGCGCTCGGCGCAGCGCGACCTCGAGCAGCGTGTCGAAGAGCGCACCCGCGACCTGCAGCAGGCAAACGCCTTCCGCAAGGCGATGGAGGATTCGCTGCTGGTGGGCATGCGCGCGCGCGACCCGGAAGGCAAGATCATCTACGTCAACCCGGCCTTCTGCGCCATGGTCGGCTACGATGCCGGCGAGCTGCTGGGCTGCCGGCCGCCCTATCCCTACTGGCATCCCGACGACCTGGAAAAACAGGCCCGGGAGAGCGACGACGCCCTGCAGGGCCGCGCCGCGCCGCACGGATTCGAATCGCGCATCCGGCACAAGGACGGGCACGACGTGATCACCATGGTGTACACCGCGCCGCTCATCGATGCCGATGGCGTGCACCGCGGGTGGATGAGCTCGATCGTGGACATCACCGCCCAGAAACTGGCCGAGGCGCGCCAGCGCGACCAGGAACTGCGACTGCAGCGCAGCGCGCGCCTGGCCAGCGCCGGCGAGATGGCCTCGACCCTGGCCCATGAACTCAACCAGCCACTGATGGCGCTGTCCAATTTCGCGCTCGCCGCGCGCGCCTTGGCCATGCGCGGCGACCCGGCCATGCTGGCCGGCGCGCTGGACGACATCGTCGAGCAATCCCGGCGCGCCAGCGAGATCGTCAAGCGGGTGCGCGCCATGATCAATCCGCAGCGCGCCGACTATGCCACCCTCGCCGTCGGCGCCGTGATCGGCCATGCCGCGACGCTGCTCAAGCCTGAACTGGAGCGCAATGGGGTCGGCTTGCGGCTCGAAGTGAACGACCCGGACCTTCGGGTGCGCGGCGACCAGGTCCTGCTCGAGCAGGTGCTGGCCAACCTGGTCCACAACGCGGCGCAGGCCGTGCAGGACCAGCCGCGGCGGCGGCGCAACATCGTGCTGGCCGCGCGCCGGGCCACGCAAGGCGTGCACATTGCCGTCAGCGACCAGGGCCCGGGCATCGCGTCCGACCAGCTCGAACAGATCTTCGCCCCGTTCTTCACCACCAAGCCCGACGGCCTGGGCCTCGGGCTCAATATCTGCCGCACCATCGTCGAAGCCCATGGCGGGTCGATGACGGTCGTGAACGAGGCCGACGGCGGCGCCACCTTCTCATTCATCCTGCCCATCGTCCCATGA
- the soxR gene encoding redox-sensitive transcriptional activator SoxR has product MTTIDPDKKALTVGEVARRSGVAVSTIHFYESKGLIKGWRTDGNQRRYAREVLRHIAIIKVAQRTGIPLETIRENLAALPEGRTISAKEWRVLGAGWRAELDERIARLQRLRDELDTCIGCGCLSLTDCPLRNPADTLGKDSAGAVFLDRPVGAGYDAVSTKKPVP; this is encoded by the coding sequence ATGACGACGATCGATCCCGACAAGAAAGCCCTCACGGTGGGCGAGGTGGCGCGCCGCAGCGGCGTGGCGGTGTCCACCATCCACTTCTATGAATCGAAAGGCCTGATCAAGGGCTGGCGCACCGATGGCAACCAGCGCCGCTATGCGCGCGAGGTGCTGCGCCACATCGCCATCATCAAGGTGGCGCAGCGCACCGGCATCCCGCTCGAGACGATCCGCGAAAACCTGGCGGCGCTGCCGGAAGGCCGCACCATCAGCGCGAAGGAGTGGCGGGTACTGGGCGCCGGCTGGCGCGCCGAACTCGACGAGCGCATCGCGCGGCTGCAGCGGCTGCGCGACGAACTCGATACCTGCATCGGCTGCGGTTGCCTGTCCCTCACCGACTGCCCGCTGCGCAACCCCGCCGACACGCTCGGCAAGGACAGCGCCGGCGCGGTGTTCCTCGATCGTCCGGTCGGGGCGGGGTATGATGCGGTCTCGACCAAGAAACCCGTGCCATGA
- a CDS encoding MbcA/ParS/Xre antitoxin family protein: MTDPERLSLDSIAALQARFDGHSRKAQAYYAVMHEARKVLGNDDAADAWMKAPQQALDGRTPAELVADGRTDDVLACLRSKKSGAAR, encoded by the coding sequence ATGACCGATCCTGAACGACTTTCGCTTGATTCCATCGCCGCGCTGCAGGCCCGCTTCGACGGCCATTCGCGCAAGGCGCAGGCGTATTACGCCGTGATGCACGAGGCGCGCAAGGTGCTGGGGAATGACGATGCCGCCGACGCCTGGATGAAGGCGCCGCAGCAGGCGCTGGACGGCCGCACGCCGGCCGAGCTGGTGGCCGACGGCCGCACCGACGACGTCCTGGCCTGCCTGCGCAGCAAAAAATCCGGAGCGGCGCGATGA
- a CDS encoding DNA-3-methyladenine glycosylase I produces MTLKRCSWANMANPRYLAYHDNEWGVPCHDENTLFEMLNLEGAQAGLSWETILNKRDSYRAAFDGWNAEKIAAYDDEKKAELLQNPGIVRNRLKVAAAITNARAYLAMREQGLTLDAYLWAFVDGQPIVNDWPDHARLARTELSDRISKDLSKRGFKFVGSTIVYAYMQGIGMVDDHDRECHCRSRRR; encoded by the coding sequence ATGACGCTCAAGCGCTGCTCCTGGGCGAACATGGCCAATCCGCGCTACCTCGCGTATCACGACAATGAATGGGGCGTGCCCTGCCACGACGAGAACACGCTGTTCGAGATGCTCAACCTCGAAGGCGCTCAGGCCGGCCTGTCGTGGGAAACCATCTTGAACAAGCGCGACAGCTACCGCGCCGCCTTCGACGGCTGGAATGCGGAAAAAATCGCCGCCTACGATGACGAGAAGAAGGCCGAACTGCTGCAGAACCCCGGCATCGTGCGCAACCGCCTGAAGGTCGCCGCCGCGATCACCAACGCCAGGGCCTATCTGGCGATGCGCGAGCAGGGCCTCACGCTCGACGCCTACCTGTGGGCCTTCGTCGACGGCCAGCCGATCGTCAACGACTGGCCGGATCATGCCCGCCTGGCGCGCACCGAACTGTCCGACCGTATCTCGAAGGACTTGTCCAAACGCGGCTTCAAGTTCGTCGGCTCGACCATCGTCTACGCCTATATGCAGGGCATCGGCATGGTGGACGACCATGACCGCGAATGCCACTGCCGCAGCCGGCGCCGCTGA